In Candidatus Effluviviaceae Genus V sp., the following are encoded in one genomic region:
- a CDS encoding 30S ribosomal protein S12, which translates to MPTINQLIRKGRKRRVKKKPARALQGHPQRRGICTRVYTTTPKKPNSALRKVARVRLMKGDSVTAYIPGEGHNLQEHSVVLIRGGRVKDLPGVRYHIIRGPLDAAGVEGRRQSRSKYGTKKPK; encoded by the coding sequence GTGCCGACGATCAATCAGCTGATCAGGAAGGGCCGGAAGCGCAGGGTGAAAAAGAAGCCCGCGCGTGCTCTCCAGGGCCACCCGCAGCGCCGGGGTATCTGTACGAGGGTGTACACGACCACCCCGAAGAAGCCGAACTCAGCGCTCAGGAAGGTCGCGAGGGTGCGCCTCATGAAGGGCGACTCGGTCACCGCGTACATCCCGGGTGAGGGTCACAACCTGCAGGAGCACTCCGTCGTCCTCATCAGAGGCGGCAGGGTCAAGGACCTGCCGGGTGTCCGGTACCACATCATCCGAGGTCCCCTGGACGCCGCCGGTGTCGAGGGACGCAGGCAGTCCCGTTCGAAGTACGGGACGAAGAAGCCCAAGTAG